From a single Oceanobacillus kimchii X50 genomic region:
- a CDS encoding YwdI family protein has translation MSVSNETIINKMITELEAAKREANNHSQLKKRIEHVRILSELFDETRTPNKGATVSSITTPQIKQVSDVESQFTDAEIKAMLGDTSKSIGVNKKKSVEDDEANGDSLFDF, from the coding sequence ATGTCGGTTTCCAATGAAACCATCATTAATAAAATGATAACAGAATTAGAAGCAGCGAAGCGTGAAGCTAACAACCACTCACAATTGAAAAAAAGAATAGAACATGTCCGTATTTTAAGTGAGTTATTTGATGAAACACGTACTCCGAATAAAGGAGCGACAGTTTCTTCTATTACAACACCACAAATTAAACAAGTTTCAGATGTGGAATCGCAATTTACGGATGCAGAAATAAAGGCAATGCTTGGAGATACTTCAAAATCAATCGGGGTAAACAAGAAGAAATCGGTTGAGGACGATGAAGCGAATGGAGACTCATTATTTGATTTTTAA
- a CDS encoding lipoate--protein ligase family protein yields MKNWKDIIRHQSFRYIDHSVHTEIEGKPNTALTSFAIDDALAISVSEETSPPVIRLWVHPNTIVLGIPDSRLPFIDEGMQFIEKNNYQAVVRNSGGLAVALDEGVLNISLIIPGGKNLSIYDCYEAMVRFVQAMFHDLTDEIKAYEIVGSYCPGDYDLSIKGRKFAGISQRRVKNGISVQIYLDVEGNSNQRAELIQKFYTKGKKNKETTFTYPDIDPKVMGSLSELLGITLTVNDVKKRVIHTLKKLTDKIVEMPFQEEEKMNFEKRYKQMVKRNQTN; encoded by the coding sequence ATGAAAAACTGGAAAGATATTATCCGTCATCAATCATTTCGATATATAGATCATTCTGTGCACACAGAAATAGAAGGAAAACCTAATACGGCATTAACTTCCTTTGCTATAGACGATGCGTTAGCTATTTCTGTAAGTGAAGAAACCTCACCTCCAGTTATTCGTTTATGGGTACATCCAAATACTATCGTACTTGGCATACCAGATTCACGATTACCTTTTATTGATGAAGGTATGCAATTTATTGAAAAAAATAATTATCAGGCTGTGGTACGTAATTCCGGAGGACTTGCAGTAGCTTTAGATGAAGGGGTATTGAATATTTCACTGATTATTCCTGGAGGAAAGAACTTATCTATCTATGATTGCTACGAGGCTATGGTACGCTTCGTACAGGCCATGTTTCATGATCTTACTGATGAAATTAAAGCATATGAAATTGTTGGATCTTACTGCCCTGGTGATTATGATCTAAGCATTAAAGGTAGAAAATTTGCTGGAATTTCTCAACGTCGAGTTAAAAATGGTATTTCCGTTCAAATATATTTAGATGTGGAAGGCAATAGCAACCAACGAGCAGAATTGATACAGAAATTTTATACAAAAGGTAAGAAAAATAAAGAAACTACCTTTACATATCCTGATATAGATCCAAAAGTAATGGGCTCCCTCTCTGAATTACTAGGAATTACATTAACTGTAAATGATGTTAAAAAACGTGTGATCCATACGTTGAAGAAGCTAACGGATAAAATTGTTGAAATGCCTTTTCAAGAAGAGGAAAAAATGAATTTTGAAAAACGTTATAAGCAAATGGTGAAACGTAATCAGACTAATTAA
- the pta gene encoding phosphate acetyltransferase, producing MGLFEQLAEKVTAADKKIVFPEGLDERILTAASRLAEEGIMTPILIGNIQDVKAKAKALDVSIDSCDVIDPNNYDGFNEMVTAFVERRKGKATEEDAKKILIDENYFGTMLVYMNKADGLVSGAAHSTADTVRPALQIIKTKEGVKKTSGVFIMVRDEEKYVFADCAINITPDSNDLAEIAVESAKTGTLFDVDPKVAMLSFSTKGSAKSPETEKVSEALEIAKEKNPSLVIDGEFQFDAAFVPSVAEKKAPDSVLKGNANVFVFPSLEAGNIGYKIAQRLGGFEAVGPILQGLNRPVNDLSRGCSAEDVYNLALITAAQAVGE from the coding sequence ATGGGATTATTCGAACAATTAGCTGAAAAAGTAACAGCTGCTGATAAAAAAATTGTCTTTCCAGAAGGATTAGATGAACGTATATTAACTGCAGCAAGTCGTTTAGCAGAAGAAGGGATTATGACACCAATCTTAATAGGTAATATACAAGATGTGAAAGCGAAGGCAAAGGCTCTTGATGTGTCGATAGATAGTTGTGATGTTATTGATCCAAATAACTACGATGGTTTTAATGAAATGGTTACAGCATTTGTTGAAAGAAGAAAAGGAAAAGCAACCGAAGAAGATGCAAAGAAAATTCTTATTGATGAAAACTATTTTGGAACCATGCTTGTATATATGAATAAAGCAGATGGATTAGTTAGTGGTGCAGCTCATTCTACTGCGGATACAGTACGTCCAGCATTACAAATCATCAAAACAAAAGAAGGCGTAAAGAAAACTTCTGGCGTATTCATTATGGTTCGTGATGAAGAGAAGTATGTATTTGCAGACTGTGCAATTAACATAACACCAGATAGTAATGACCTTGCAGAAATTGCTGTAGAAAGTGCGAAAACAGGGACTTTATTTGATGTGGATCCTAAAGTTGCAATGTTAAGCTTCTCTACGAAAGGTTCTGCAAAATCTCCAGAAACTGAGAAAGTATCTGAAGCATTAGAAATTGCTAAAGAAAAAAATCCATCTCTAGTAATTGATGGAGAATTCCAATTTGATGCTGCATTTGTACCAAGTGTAGCAGAGAAAAAAGCTCCAGATTCCGTTTTAAAAGGTAATGCAAATGTATTTGTTTTCCCAAGCTTAGAAGCAGGAAACATCGGCTACAAGATTGCACAACGTTTAGGTGGATTTGAAGCGGTAGGACCCATTCTTCAAGGATTGAACCGTCCGGTAAATGACCTTTCACGTGGATGCAGCGCTGAAGATGTGTATAATTTAGCGTTAATTACTGCAGCACAAGCAGTGGGAGAATAA
- a CDS encoding YwgA family protein has translation MLDNHAKLLQFFSVANQVTGRKKLQKMIYILQQCEVPFEEKYEFHFYGPYSEELTLRVEELCNLGFVEEQKEEKSSYHQYHYTITDKGESFLTQFEMDMPDIGEMITLLQEKSSRFLELMSTMFFFCHSSKEEIIKKVHTVKPKQKYTDEEIKEAFQLMDELTNKNKSSY, from the coding sequence TTGTTAGATAACCACGCTAAACTACTACAGTTCTTTTCAGTAGCCAATCAAGTTACTGGTCGTAAAAAATTACAAAAAATGATTTATATATTGCAGCAATGTGAAGTTCCTTTTGAAGAAAAATACGAGTTCCATTTTTATGGCCCATATTCAGAAGAACTGACACTTCGTGTAGAAGAACTCTGCAATTTAGGGTTTGTGGAGGAGCAAAAAGAAGAGAAAAGTAGCTATCATCAATATCATTATACAATTACTGATAAAGGGGAATCCTTTTTAACACAATTTGAAATGGACATGCCCGATATAGGTGAGATGATTACGTTATTACAAGAAAAAAGTTCACGATTTCTTGAGTTAATGTCTACCATGTTTTTCTTTTGTCATTCTTCAAAAGAAGAAATTATAAAAAAAGTACATACAGTAAAGCCAAAGCAAAAGTATACAGATGAAGAAATCAAAGAAGCTTTTCAATTAATGGATGAGTTAACGAACAAAAACAAATCGAGTTACTAA
- a CDS encoding DUF1934 domain-containing protein, translating into MTNGRKEVTIELKTTIHDIETGDKETQKQSFSGELIAQGKFDVLKFTEVLEDGQKIQNMITIQPERVAIRRSGAIKMNQQFQENSRTENIYQHMHGSMRMETFTNRISFEKEKDDKGNLQMDYNMKLNGQLEREHRLVLTFS; encoded by the coding sequence ATGACAAATGGACGTAAAGAAGTAACCATTGAATTAAAGACGACGATTCATGATATAGAGACTGGGGATAAAGAAACACAAAAACAATCGTTCTCAGGAGAATTAATAGCTCAAGGAAAGTTTGACGTTCTAAAGTTTACTGAGGTTTTAGAGGATGGGCAAAAAATACAAAATATGATTACGATTCAACCAGAACGAGTCGCTATTCGACGGTCAGGTGCAATTAAGATGAATCAACAATTTCAAGAAAATAGCCGTACGGAAAATATTTATCAACATATGCATGGAAGTATGCGTATGGAGACTTTTACTAACAGGATTTCTTTTGAAAAAGAAAAGGATGATAAAGGAAATCTACAAATGGATTATAATATGAAACTTAATGGACAATTGGAAAGAGAACATAGATTGGTACTGACATTTTCTTAG
- a CDS encoding transglycosylase domain-containing protein: MKQSKLWKRIRTIIWVMVGLVVTAILGTYIIAYILGPPELAGKQATTVYDRYDEKIGEERLLNSMEWVPLDDMNKNIIQATLLIEDQQFFEHNGFNYKRIAKAIWTNITHGSLKEGASTITQQYARNLYLTPEKAWSRKIQEAFYAIRLEMFYSKEEILEGYLNTIYYGHGAYGIEAASRYFFDTTAKELTLAQAAMLAGIPKGPSYYSPLNNEELANERQQLILSEMLQHGVITQEGYNRARQEKLIYAETAAKEEAAPYFTDEALVEAAEILDIDTEEIQTGGYKLYTTLDLSHQSEMDRAVTNNMNGSEELEVAGVSMNPNTGEITALTGGKDYLTSSYNRSTKSKRMAGSSFKPILYYEALENGYTPSTQLVSEATTFTLEDGTTYQPGNFNGYYANGPITLAQAIALSDNIYAVKTNLYLGPKNLVETAKDFGITSELDAVPSLALGTSSISVMELTQAYGRIANGGKEIEPYTIRKIVNKKGKTVYEHSDDKLEQVLDEKNTFILTQLLTGMFDEELNDYTSVTGSAINNQLSNIYAGKSGTTDYDSWMVGYSPEVVTGIWVGYDDHRKITQVQETTFSKNIWANYMEAIHEPSSKHTFAMPSGVIGLPIDPVSGKRATASCSQSRIMFFEKGTEPIGYCTDRDHPEDIEEEESDHQGFLKKIFDEFF; the protein is encoded by the coding sequence ATGAAGCAATCAAAACTTTGGAAACGAATAAGAACCATTATATGGGTAATGGTTGGACTAGTTGTAACTGCTATATTGGGTACATATATCATTGCCTATATACTCGGACCACCAGAATTAGCTGGAAAGCAAGCAACCACAGTCTATGATCGATATGATGAAAAAATCGGAGAAGAACGCTTGTTAAACTCCATGGAATGGGTTCCTCTTGATGATATGAACAAAAATATCATTCAAGCAACCTTACTTATTGAAGATCAACAATTTTTTGAACATAATGGATTCAATTATAAACGAATCGCAAAAGCAATTTGGACGAATATAACGCACGGCTCCTTAAAAGAAGGAGCAAGTACAATAACACAACAATATGCACGAAACCTATATCTAACTCCAGAAAAAGCCTGGTCTCGAAAAATACAAGAGGCTTTTTATGCTATACGTTTGGAAATGTTTTACTCCAAAGAAGAGATTCTAGAAGGTTATCTAAATACCATCTATTACGGGCACGGTGCATATGGAATTGAAGCTGCTAGTCGTTATTTTTTTGATACGACCGCAAAAGAATTAACATTGGCACAAGCTGCAATGCTAGCAGGAATTCCCAAGGGGCCCTCGTATTATTCTCCCTTAAATAATGAAGAATTGGCTAATGAGCGTCAACAACTAATATTATCTGAAATGCTTCAACATGGTGTGATTACGCAGGAAGGGTATAATCGTGCTAGACAAGAAAAATTAATCTATGCTGAAACAGCTGCAAAAGAAGAGGCAGCACCATACTTCACTGATGAAGCACTTGTAGAAGCTGCGGAAATTTTAGATATTGATACCGAGGAAATTCAAACTGGAGGATATAAATTATATACTACATTAGATCTATCTCATCAATCAGAAATGGATCGAGCAGTAACCAATAATATGAATGGTTCAGAGGAGTTAGAAGTAGCTGGAGTGTCTATGAATCCTAATACCGGGGAAATTACTGCCTTAACTGGCGGAAAAGATTACTTAACAAGTAGTTATAATCGATCTACCAAATCAAAAAGAATGGCAGGGTCTTCTTTCAAACCAATCCTTTATTACGAAGCTTTAGAGAACGGTTATACACCAAGTACTCAATTGGTAAGTGAGGCGACGACATTTACTTTAGAAGATGGAACAACTTATCAACCTGGTAATTTTAATGGCTATTACGCAAATGGACCAATTACTCTAGCACAAGCTATTGCACTTTCTGACAATATCTATGCAGTAAAAACAAATTTGTATCTTGGACCGAAAAATCTGGTTGAAACAGCAAAAGATTTTGGTATTACGAGTGAACTGGATGCTGTACCTTCATTAGCTTTAGGTACTTCATCTATTAGCGTCATGGAATTAACACAGGCTTATGGCAGGATAGCGAACGGCGGGAAAGAAATCGAACCGTATACGATTCGTAAAATTGTCAATAAAAAAGGAAAAACAGTTTATGAGCATAGTGATGATAAATTAGAACAAGTTTTAGATGAGAAAAATACCTTTATCCTTACACAATTACTAACCGGTATGTTTGATGAAGAATTAAATGATTATACGAGTGTCACTGGATCGGCGATTAATAATCAGCTTTCCAATATTTATGCAGGAAAATCAGGTACAACAGATTACGATAGCTGGATGGTAGGTTATAGTCCGGAAGTTGTAACTGGTATATGGGTAGGTTATGATGATCATCGAAAAATAACTCAAGTTCAAGAAACCACTTTCTCTAAAAACATTTGGGCAAATTATATGGAAGCCATTCACGAACCATCGAGCAAACACACATTTGCAATGCCTTCTGGAGTTATAGGCTTACCCATTGATCCTGTTAGTGGAAAGAGAGCTACTGCCTCCTGCAGCCAAAGTCGTATTATGTTTTTTGAAAAGGGTACAGAACCTATAGGTTATTGTACAGATAGAGATCATCCTGAAGATATAGAGGAAGAAGAAAGTGATCATCAAGGCTTCCTGAAAAAAATCTTTGATGAGTTCTTCTAG
- the gerQ gene encoding spore coat protein GerQ, whose amino-acid sequence MSENENQSNYQNYPYQQPQSQQPYYYYPNTSPAFYPVYPTRQFNQGNQQGGQQQPQQQPPQTGGTGGLPAQQSFIENILRMNRGELGTFYMTFENSAQQTEFRGYIEEAGRDHILIREEGSERRFLLLMVYLDYVTFDNEINYSYPYGQQLSTYNPR is encoded by the coding sequence ATGAGTGAAAATGAAAACCAATCCAATTATCAAAATTATCCGTATCAACAACCACAATCTCAACAACCATACTACTATTATCCAAACACTTCACCTGCATTTTATCCAGTATACCCAACAAGGCAGTTCAATCAAGGTAATCAACAGGGGGGACAACAACAGCCACAACAGCAACCACCACAAACCGGTGGTACGGGAGGTCTACCAGCTCAACAATCGTTTATCGAAAATATCTTACGTATGAACAGAGGTGAGCTTGGAACTTTTTATATGACTTTTGAAAATAGCGCACAACAGACAGAGTTTCGTGGCTATATTGAAGAAGCAGGAAGAGATCATATTTTAATTCGAGAAGAAGGATCAGAACGCAGATTTTTATTATTAATGGTTTATCTTGATTACGTTACATTTGATAACGAAATTAATTACTCATACCCATATGGTCAACAATTATCTACTTATAATCCAAGATAG
- a CDS encoding cell wall hydrolase: protein MAIVKHNEAEVELLARLMRAEAEGDGDLGMLMVGNTGINRVIASCLDFPNIRSITDMVYQSPGGFEATQKGYFYQRARQSEIRLARRVIQGERQHPASNSLWFFMPEGACPEQWFGQWNVGRFKAHCFFAPTAAECPEVYR, encoded by the coding sequence ATGGCCATTGTGAAACATAATGAGGCAGAAGTAGAATTACTTGCCCGCCTCATGCGTGCTGAAGCTGAAGGTGATGGCGACTTAGGAATGTTGATGGTTGGAAACACTGGTATCAATCGGGTAATTGCAAGTTGTTTAGATTTCCCAAACATTCGATCTATAACCGATATGGTTTATCAAAGTCCTGGAGGCTTTGAAGCAACACAGAAAGGTTATTTTTATCAAAGAGCACGTCAATCTGAAATACGTCTTGCTCGAAGGGTGATACAAGGAGAGAGGCAACATCCTGCCTCAAATTCGTTATGGTTTTTTATGCCTGAAGGCGCATGCCCCGAACAATGGTTCGGACAGTGGAACGTCGGTAGATTTAAGGCACATTGTTTTTTTGCGCCTACTGCTGCGGAGTGTCCAGAAGTATATCGTTAA
- the hemQ gene encoding hydrogen peroxide-dependent heme synthase: MAEAVVTVDGWSALHDTRQFDWTSWKLISKEERQAAIDEFQQLISKWEAVEEEKQGSHGVYKVVGNKADFMFIFLRESFEELEQIKTEINKTKLGDFLIPGYSYVSIIEMTMHDPMKAGEDRELSPYVKDRLKPIMPKWEHACFYPMARRRDPGANWFEIEKEERTKLLYEHGMTGRKFAGKVKEIITGSIGLDEWEWGVTLFAHDPLQFKKIVYEMRFDEVTTKYAEFGDFIVGNFLEKEELSIQLSI, from the coding sequence ATGGCAGAGGCTGTAGTTACTGTTGACGGTTGGTCAGCATTACATGATACACGTCAATTTGATTGGACATCTTGGAAATTAATTTCTAAGGAAGAAAGACAAGCAGCTATTGATGAATTCCAACAGCTCATTTCTAAATGGGAAGCTGTAGAAGAAGAAAAGCAAGGAAGTCATGGAGTATATAAAGTAGTTGGTAACAAAGCAGACTTTATGTTTATTTTCTTACGCGAAAGCTTCGAAGAATTAGAGCAAATCAAGACTGAAATTAATAAGACAAAACTTGGAGATTTCCTAATTCCAGGTTATTCCTACGTTTCGATTATTGAAATGACGATGCATGATCCAATGAAAGCGGGAGAAGATCGTGAGCTTTCTCCATATGTTAAGGATCGCTTAAAACCGATTATGCCTAAATGGGAGCATGCTTGCTTCTATCCAATGGCTCGTCGTCGTGATCCAGGTGCAAACTGGTTTGAAATTGAAAAAGAAGAACGTACAAAACTTCTATATGAGCACGGAATGACTGGTAGAAAATTTGCAGGAAAAGTGAAGGAAATTATTACAGGTTCCATTGGATTAGATGAATGGGAATGGGGAGTAACATTGTTTGCACATGACCCACTTCAATTCAAAAAAATTGTTTATGAAATGCGTTTTGATGAAGTAACAACCAAATATGCTGAGTTTGGCGACTTTATTGTAGGAAACTTCTTAGAAAAAGAAGAACTTTCTATCCAATTGTCTATATAA
- a CDS encoding HD domain-containing protein: MEYKDQQLTEEKVFKDPVHRYIHVRDRVIWDLIAAPEFQRLRRVKQLGTTNLTFHGAEHSRFNHSLGVYEIVRRIMMNFQDRVNWDNEDRLLCLCAALLHDLGHGPFSHSFEKVFKLDHEKFTQRIILEDTTVNQILNKVSPNFAQKVADVIAKTYSDKLVVSLISSQIDADRMDYLQRDAYFTGVSYGHFDMERILRVMRPMDDQVVIKSTGMHAVEDYIMSRYQMYWQVYFHPVTRSAEVILSKIFQRAKYLYENDSYTFKLKPTHFISFFSGTVDLQDYLKIDEMIVYYYFQLWQEENDEILADLCERFINRRLFKYVEYNPDPQINAGMELYQLFKEAGINPDYYLVVDSSSDLPYDFYRSGEEEERLPIHLLMPDGGLKELSRHSDIVESISGKKRTDHKLYFPKDRIQEIKDESLKQRIVDILYR, from the coding sequence ATGGAATATAAAGACCAACAGCTAACAGAAGAGAAGGTATTTAAAGATCCTGTTCACCGATATATTCATGTTCGAGATCGGGTAATATGGGATTTAATTGCTGCTCCCGAGTTTCAGAGACTTCGTCGGGTAAAACAATTAGGAACGACAAATTTAACTTTTCATGGAGCGGAACATAGTAGATTTAATCATTCATTAGGTGTATACGAAATTGTTCGACGTATCATGATGAATTTTCAAGATCGAGTGAACTGGGATAATGAAGATCGGTTGTTATGTTTATGTGCTGCCTTGCTACATGATTTAGGGCATGGGCCATTTTCTCATTCTTTTGAAAAAGTATTTAAACTTGATCACGAGAAATTTACGCAACGTATTATTTTAGAAGATACGACTGTTAATCAAATCTTAAATAAGGTATCTCCGAATTTTGCACAGAAAGTTGCAGACGTAATTGCAAAAACGTATTCGGATAAGCTTGTCGTAAGCCTGATCTCCAGTCAAATTGATGCGGACAGAATGGATTACTTACAAAGAGATGCATATTTTACTGGGGTCAGCTATGGCCATTTTGACATGGAAAGAATTCTAAGGGTAATGCGTCCGATGGATGACCAGGTTGTCATTAAATCTACTGGAATGCATGCCGTAGAAGACTATATTATGAGTCGTTATCAGATGTACTGGCAAGTGTATTTTCATCCGGTAACAAGAAGTGCAGAAGTGATTCTATCGAAAATCTTCCAACGTGCAAAGTATTTATATGAAAATGATTCGTATACTTTTAAATTAAAACCAACACATTTTATCTCATTCTTTAGTGGAACAGTAGATTTACAAGACTATTTAAAAATAGACGAGATGATTGTCTATTATTATTTCCAATTATGGCAAGAAGAAAACGATGAGATTTTAGCAGATTTATGTGAAAGGTTTATAAATAGAAGACTATTTAAATATGTTGAATACAATCCAGATCCACAGATAAATGCAGGAATGGAATTATATCAATTATTTAAAGAGGCAGGAATTAATCCAGACTATTATCTTGTTGTGGATTCCTCGTCGGATTTACCTTATGATTTTTATCGTTCTGGGGAAGAGGAAGAACGGTTACCAATTCATTTATTGATGCCGGATGGCGGTCTGAAAGAACTATCTCGGCATTCTGATATAGTAGAATCTATATCAGGGAAAAAACGGACGGATCATAAGTTATATTTTCCAAAGGATCGCATTCAAGAAATCAAAGATGAAAGTTTAAAACAACGCATTGTCGATATTTTGTACAGATAA
- a CDS encoding DUF423 domain-containing protein has product MKLFLIIGAILGFLAVALGAFGAHGLEGRLSEKALNNWGKAVDYQMFHTIAIIAVALLLARFEGSGLLTTSGWMFLVGIILFSGSLYVYSFTSITTFAMITPIGGLAFLIGWVLLGVAGMRLL; this is encoded by the coding sequence ATGAAGCTATTTTTAATAATTGGAGCTATACTAGGATTCTTAGCAGTTGCTTTAGGTGCATTTGGTGCACATGGGTTAGAAGGAAGACTTTCTGAGAAAGCACTGAACAACTGGGGGAAAGCAGTAGATTATCAAATGTTCCACACCATAGCTATAATCGCTGTCGCATTACTTTTAGCAAGATTTGAAGGAAGCGGATTACTCACAACTAGTGGTTGGATGTTTCTTGTAGGGATTATTTTGTTTTCGGGAAGTTTATATGTTTATTCCTTTACGAGTATAACTACCTTTGCGATGATTACACCAATTGGAGGACTTGCATTCCTTATTGGGTGGGTGTTACTTGGTGTTGCAGGCATGAGACTTTTATAA
- a CDS encoding YwhD family protein, whose protein sequence is MSSDQSSNKKKNNFTIIKDDSTDGHGGYGAGTISLENMSSIIVDPNEDKAYVDMAAMHARSDVERRVKWINDREEVQGGKLYWIVWVTVDKNENGPYYAGVAGSEIRVNREIKRAYKSMAEHVKHMEKSLKGHIIVEHMDDHSKKLLGDFLRDYKPELWENSTEELTRQLF, encoded by the coding sequence ATGAGTTCAGATCAATCTTCCAACAAAAAAAAGAATAATTTTACGATCATAAAAGATGATTCTACAGATGGCCATGGAGGTTATGGTGCTGGGACGATTAGTTTAGAAAATATGTCATCTATCATTGTCGATCCAAATGAAGATAAGGCCTATGTAGATATGGCTGCGATGCATGCTAGAAGTGACGTTGAACGTAGAGTGAAATGGATCAATGATAGAGAAGAAGTGCAAGGTGGCAAATTATACTGGATAGTATGGGTCACGGTAGACAAAAACGAAAATGGACCTTATTATGCTGGAGTAGCAGGAAGTGAAATTCGTGTGAATCGGGAAATCAAGCGTGCATATAAATCAATGGCGGAACATGTGAAGCATATGGAAAAATCATTGAAAGGTCATATTATTGTTGAACATATGGATGATCATTCGAAGAAGCTACTAGGTGACTTCCTTCGTGACTACAAACCAGAGTTATGGGAAAATTCTACAGAGGAATTAACACGACAATTATTTTAG
- a CDS encoding phasin family protein: MSDYLRKGFLLGLGAAVSGKEKFDKKLKELVEKNELTQEQAKTVMDNFIEKGGMKKEEWDAKQHKQTQQLAKDYGIATVEDIQEIRARLTELEDKLSDK; the protein is encoded by the coding sequence ATGAGTGATTATTTACGAAAAGGTTTCTTACTTGGCCTAGGAGCTGCTGTAAGCGGTAAAGAGAAGTTTGATAAGAAACTGAAAGAACTCGTTGAGAAAAACGAACTGACACAAGAGCAAGCGAAAACCGTCATGGACAACTTTATTGAAAAAGGCGGTATGAAGAAAGAAGAGTGGGATGCGAAACAACATAAACAAACTCAACAGCTTGCAAAGGATTATGGAATTGCGACCGTAGAAGATATTCAAGAAATTCGTGCAAGACTAACAGAATTAGAGGACAAGTTAAGTGATAAATAG